The window TCACCAAAATATTTTTCTGATAGCGCTTTTAAACGACCATCTTGGCGTAACACATCTAACTCTTTATCAAATGCCGCTTTGAGTGCTTTGCCTTTTTCATCTTTTTGGAAAGGGAAGCCTACAGCTTCAATCACTAAAGGATCACCGACCAGTTTTAAGGGTAGGTTGTTCTCTTTGATTTCCGCTAATAAGATAGGGCGTGAGTTCACGTAAGCTTGAACACGGTTATTAATCGCATCATTCATCGCGGCATCACGGCTTTCGTAAGTTCGGATAGTGACACCATTTTCCCCAAAGGCTTTTTTCAGGTTTACCAAGTGGTTAGAACCTAAAACGCCAGCGATGGTTTTCCCCTTTAAATCATCAACCGTATTGATATCGTTATTTGAGGTATTGGTGACGAGTTGACTGCCGTAATAGCTATAAGGTGCAGTGAAATCGTATTTTTCTTGGCGAGCTGGTGTAATTGATACGACGTTTGCCACAGTATCAAGTTTTTTCGCTTCAAGTTGCCCCATTAAGCCACTGAAATCAGATGTGACCCAGACAATGTTATAATTGAGGTCTTTGGCGATGGTTTCTGCCAGTTCAACATCAAAGCCTGTGAGTTTGCCGTCTTTTTTATAGGCACTTGGGAAGCTGAGCCCCGTAGCACCAATGCGCAACTCTTGACTGGATTGTTTTTCAGGCGTTTTTTCAGTTTTGTTATCACAAGCAGTCAGCAAAGTCGTTGCCGCGACGAGACCTGCAATCAGCGTAATATATTTTTTCATCGTGTTTTCTCCGGTTGATTAGAAATAGCTAACCATTGTGTATAACGTTGTTGATCAATGATTTTTTGCATAAAAATAGTCGTATGACCTTTGCCTAAGTCTCTTTTCTCAATGATTTGAAAGTTCAAAGATTGGTAGTAACTCACCAACCAAGGATGGCTTTCGGCAGTGCCTAGCGAATAAGCGGGAGCACGTAATTGTTGTGATAAAATGCTATCTTCAAACCAGGCCAATATTTTTTTACCCAATTGTTGGCCTCGGTGTGTAGGGGCTGTAGCAAACCAGCCAATATGAGGTAAACCAAACGGACCGGGTTGCTTGCTCCATGGGTAACGTAAAGTGACAGAGGCAATTAAAATACCGTCTTCAAACATCCCATATACGGCATGGTTATTGAGATGTTGAGTCATGGCGGCTACGTCAGCCGTTGCTGCATCGAAGCGAATACCTAACTGCTTGATTTCGGCATAAGCATGATGAAGCAATTGGTAAAACGCAGTTGCATCGGCAGCAAATAATTGACGGTATTGATACATGGTGACCTCGTTCTTATTCTGCTAATAAACCGAGTGCTTTCGCTTGGTGAATCACTTGGTCAACCTTTTGAGGCGCTGAGCCCAAATAGTTAATTGGATCTAACCATGCATCCAGTTCTTGCTCAGAAATCAAGCCTGCTAACTGAGCATTATTTTGCAAAACGGCTTTAAATGAACGCTGTTCCTCATAAGATTGCATTGCGCACTCATACACAATGTGGTGCGCGGTTTGTTTGCCAATTTTAGAGCCTAATTCGAACATCACTTTTTCAGACAGTAATAAGCCACCTTGCAGATCAAGGTTTCGGCGCATTTGTTTTTCGTTGACAGTGATCCCGTCGATAACCGCGATAGCGTTTTTCAATTGCGCAGAAAGGTAGATACAAATTTCAGGCAATGCTATCCACTCTGCACGCCAACTCATGGCATCTCTTTCATGTTCAACATGCATGGATTCATAAATGAGAGAGACGCTCTTTAATAATGGATGCGTCAAACTGGCTAATCCCTCCAACGCCGCAGGATTACGTTTATGAGGCATAGTTGTCGAACCAATTTTCCCAGCAGAAAATGGCTCTTCGATTTCATTAATTTCGGTGCGCATCAGGTTGTATAATTCGTTTCCGATTTTGCCGAGGGTGCCACTGATTAATGCACAAATAGAGGCAAACTCACTGAACCTATCTCGCGCAGATTGCCAACCAATAGTGGGAGTGCTTAACCCTAAAATATCTAATGTGCGTTTTTCGACAGCAGGGCCTTTTTCGCCAAATGCAGCATAAGTACAGATTGCGCCACTAATATTTCCGGTTAATACACGTGATTTAATTTCATTTAGGCGCTGGTTATGACGCAAAAATTCATCTAACCAAACCGCGACTTTAAAACCAAAGGTCGTTGGAAGTGCTTGCATTCCATGGGTTCTGCCAACCATCGGGGTGTATTGGTAACGCTTTGCACTATTTGCAAGGGCGATAACTAATGCTTTTGCATCACGCTCAATAATGTTAAATGCGCTATTGAGTTGTAACATGGTGGCGGTATCCACGATGTCTTGTGTGGTTACGCCATAATGAATGTACTCGCCAGCATCGCCACATTGTTTTTGCAATGCGCTTAACGTAGGCATCAAAGAGTGCTTCATTTGCGCCCCTTGGCTTGCAATTTCTTCAATGTTTAGCTTATCTGCATCTGCATGCTGCTCGATATATTGCGCGGCTTGGGCAGGGATCACCCCCAGTTCACCTTCTGCTTTAGCGAGTGCGACCTCGACAGCGACTTGGCTTTTTAGCCGATTATGTTCAGACCAAACATGACGCATTTCCTCGGTGCCAAAGTTATTACCAATTAATATAAAGTCGATAAGATGTGAGGCCATTTTGTTCTGCCTTATAACTAAATTTATTTAACAAGATGATTTTTTCATAAAATATCATTGTGGTTATAAAACGATAAGAATTAAAAAATATAAGTTATATTGAATAGGTAATTATCAAATGAGTGAATATAAATAAAGATTTTTATTGTGGTTTTGTTTTTTTAAAAATGCTTATTTATCAAATGGTAATGACTTTATTGATGCATTTTGGTTTTTTCTTGAGAATTGCGATTAGCGATAGAAATACAAGTTTATTCAATGGCGAATTTAATATATAACCATTTTTCTAGCACGGTAATAAATGGTTATAAGTTTCTATTTCATTATGTTAGTGCATTAATTTAACCATAAATTAAGAGTGGATAAATATATTTAATATTCATCTTATAATTAAATTAAATAACTCAGTTTTTTTTATTCTTTCTCTCTTTAATTTCCACTTCATAGAGTAGAGCTAACGCACGTTATGTGGCGATCATATGAAAAGGGATAAAGAATGAGTAAACGAAATACCTATTTTGAAAAGTCAAACACCAGCGTTTTAACCGTGGTGACCATTGCGTTAGGTTTATTCGCAACGTCTTCAAGTTTTGCCGTATCTGAAAGCCCTGTGAGTGGTGGAACCTTAACCGTGGGGTTAGGCAGTGACACCCCCATTATTGACCCCTCATTGACGGCGTATTCGGTTGCCGCAGTGGTATCCCGTAATGTGCTAGATTCATTAGTTGGGCAAGCGGAGGATAATAGTTTTACCCCTTGGTTAGCCGAAAGTTGGGAAATTAACGATAACAATAAAGAATATGTGTTTCATTTACGTAAAGATGTTACGTTCAGTGATGGCACACCACTAAATGCAGAAGCGGTTAAATATAACTTTGAGCGGATCTTAGATCCTAAAACCATTTCCCATTATTCAAAATCATTATTAGGTCCAGTTAAATCGATAACTACGCCGGATGAATACACTGTCGTTATTCGCTATGACGAATCATTTGCGCCGTTACTGCAAGGTTTAAGTTTGCCATATCTTGGCATTCAGTCACCAACCTATTTGAAAAACACCCCAAATACCAGCTTCACTTTAGTGGGGTCCGGTCCATTTCTGTTAGATTCATTTGTTAAGGGAAGCGGCAGTAAATTAACCAAGCGCGCCGATTATAATTGGGGACCTGGTTATGCGACCCATACAGGCCCTGCGTATTTGGATCATATTGAATTTAAATATTTACCAGAAGCATCTGTTCGTTTAGGGGCGCTAAATAGTGGTCAAATTCAAGCAATTGATGCTGTTCCGCCAGTGAACTTTAAGCAAGTGAAAAATAACCCTAAATTGAATGTGATCACCCATGAGAATCCCGGTGTTAACCGCGTATTGTATTTGAATACTGGGAAAGGGGTCTTTTCAGATGTGAAATTACGTAAGGCTTTTCAAAGTGCAGTTGACCCCGAAGTCGCGGTAAATGCAGCCTTCTTTGGTTCGCTGCGCGCCGCCGATAATGTGTTAGGACCCGCTACGCTGTATTACGACCCATCAGTACGTAATTTATGGGGCTATGACCCAGAAAAAGCGGGACGTTTGTTAGATGAAGCGGGCTGGAGCCAGCGAGATAAAGACGGTTATCGCACAAAGGATGGTCAGCAACTGCTTGTTCGCTTTACCTATGTACCGACGAACGTAGAAGCGGCGGATGTCACTTTATTCCAAGCGGTTCAGCAGCAAGTTAAAAAAGTAGGTTTTAATCTCCAGTTTGATCCTGTAGATGCGGGCGTATTTGATGAGCGAACGGCTTCAAGCAACTATGATATTGCATCAAACTTCTTTGTGCGCCCTGAGCCCGACATTTTACGCACCGTATTTCATTCCGCATTTACGCCACCACAGGGTAATAACCATGCTCGCGTGAATACACTTGATAAGCAATTGTCAGAGGCGGTCGGCACCAATGATAAAGAGCGTGAGCGCTTATATCATGAGATCCAACGTCAAATTATTGATCAGGCTTATGTCGTGCCACTTTACATTCCAGCGTATCAGCTTGGAGTTTCTAAACAAGTTCAGGGTATTAACTGGGCGACTAATGCGAAGCCGAATTTCTATGATGCTTGGATTAAACCGTAATTTCCGGTTAGTTGGTCATCGTATATTGATGATCGTTGCCGTGCTTTGGGGGGCGGCAACCCTCTCATTTATGGTGGTAAAGTTTATACCGGGCGATCCTGTTAGCGTCATAACGGGTGGTGAAGGGGTCGTTGATGAAGCGGTCAGAGCTGAGATTATTCATCAATTTGGGTTGGATAAACCAGTGTGGCAGCAATATATCAATTATACCACACATGCATTGACGGGGGATCTAGGTCAAAGCTATCTATATCGCCAGCCTGTTATTTCAGTGATCGGTAATGGGTTAAAAGAGACGCTGCCTTTAGCGTTGGGTGGGTTGGGTTTTGCGTTAGTGGTTTCGATTATTAATGCCGTTTTCACCGCAGGGCGTCGGCATCAAGCAAAAGATCTGATTGTTGGTTTAGAGCTTAT of the Providencia rettgeri genome contains:
- a CDS encoding ABC transporter substrate-binding protein, translating into MSKRNTYFEKSNTSVLTVVTIALGLFATSSSFAVSESPVSGGTLTVGLGSDTPIIDPSLTAYSVAAVVSRNVLDSLVGQAEDNSFTPWLAESWEINDNNKEYVFHLRKDVTFSDGTPLNAEAVKYNFERILDPKTISHYSKSLLGPVKSITTPDEYTVVIRYDESFAPLLQGLSLPYLGIQSPTYLKNTPNTSFTLVGSGPFLLDSFVKGSGSKLTKRADYNWGPGYATHTGPAYLDHIEFKYLPEASVRLGALNSGQIQAIDAVPPVNFKQVKNNPKLNVITHENPGVNRVLYLNTGKGVFSDVKLRKAFQSAVDPEVAVNAAFFGSLRAADNVLGPATLYYDPSVRNLWGYDPEKAGRLLDEAGWSQRDKDGYRTKDGQQLLVRFTYVPTNVEAADVTLFQAVQQQVKKVGFNLQFDPVDAGVFDERTASSNYDIASNFFVRPEPDILRTVFHSAFTPPQGNNHARVNTLDKQLSEAVGTNDKERERLYHEIQRQIIDQAYVVPLYIPAYQLGVSKQVQGINWATNAKPNFYDAWIKP
- a CDS encoding amino acid ABC transporter substrate-binding protein, with product MKKYITLIAGLVAATTLLTACDNKTEKTPEKQSSQELRIGATGLSFPSAYKKDGKLTGFDVELAETIAKDLNYNIVWVTSDFSGLMGQLEAKKLDTVANVVSITPARQEKYDFTAPYSYYGSQLVTNTSNNDINTVDDLKGKTIAGVLGSNHLVNLKKAFGENGVTIRTYESRDAAMNDAINNRVQAYVNSRPILLAEIKENNLPLKLVGDPLVIEAVGFPFQKDEKGKALKAAFDKELDVLRQDGRLKALSEKYFGEDITTKKAN
- a CDS encoding GNAT family N-acetyltransferase; this translates as MYQYRQLFAADATAFYQLLHHAYAEIKQLGIRFDAATADVAAMTQHLNNHAVYGMFEDGILIASVTLRYPWSKQPGPFGLPHIGWFATAPTHRGQQLGKKILAWFEDSILSQQLRAPAYSLGTAESHPWLVSYYQSLNFQIIEKRDLGKGHTTIFMQKIIDQQRYTQWLAISNQPEKTR
- the purB gene encoding adenylosuccinate lyase, coding for MASHLIDFILIGNNFGTEEMRHVWSEHNRLKSQVAVEVALAKAEGELGVIPAQAAQYIEQHADADKLNIEEIASQGAQMKHSLMPTLSALQKQCGDAGEYIHYGVTTQDIVDTATMLQLNSAFNIIERDAKALVIALANSAKRYQYTPMVGRTHGMQALPTTFGFKVAVWLDEFLRHNQRLNEIKSRVLTGNISGAICTYAAFGEKGPAVEKRTLDILGLSTPTIGWQSARDRFSEFASICALISGTLGKIGNELYNLMRTEINEIEEPFSAGKIGSTTMPHKRNPAALEGLASLTHPLLKSVSLIYESMHVEHERDAMSWRAEWIALPEICIYLSAQLKNAIAVIDGITVNEKQMRRNLDLQGGLLLSEKVMFELGSKIGKQTAHHIVYECAMQSYEEQRSFKAVLQNNAQLAGLISEQELDAWLDPINYLGSAPQKVDQVIHQAKALGLLAE